The Georgenia faecalis genome includes a window with the following:
- a CDS encoding EamA family transporter, with protein MPQHAPTPGPGWGLVAATSFAPVTWGTTYVVTTLALPDGHPMWSAALRALPAGLVALAVGRALPRGGWWLKALVLGILNIGAFFPLLFVTAYLLPGGVAAIFGALSPLVVALLALPLLGERPTRWRLTWGVLGVVGVALMVLAPGAALSVPGVLAAVGGALSMALGTVLSKRWGRPVGPVPYAGWLLTAGGLVIVPLALLTEGAPPALDGPALAGYAWLGVAGTLLAYVLWFRGVGRMPAGAVAFLPLISPLVATLLGWAVLAEALTPVQGVGFAVALLAVACAQWTPRRRPATHSSTPATTAASATSPVPRVAPVAGSAPGAGEPTAGGPPFAGFAASPPGGTGDGAAADGDGDGDGDGPADGTSPAISSATTNEACRTAPSDRLPDVASSGSS; from the coding sequence ATGCCACAGCACGCGCCGACCCCCGGGCCCGGCTGGGGGCTGGTCGCGGCGACCTCCTTCGCCCCGGTCACCTGGGGCACCACGTACGTCGTCACCACCCTGGCGCTGCCCGACGGCCACCCGATGTGGTCCGCGGCGCTGCGAGCGCTGCCCGCGGGTCTCGTCGCCCTCGCCGTCGGCCGGGCTCTGCCGCGAGGCGGCTGGTGGCTCAAGGCGCTCGTGCTCGGCATCCTCAACATCGGGGCGTTCTTCCCCCTGCTGTTCGTCACGGCCTACCTCCTGCCCGGTGGGGTCGCGGCCATCTTCGGGGCGCTGAGCCCCCTGGTCGTCGCCCTTCTCGCGCTGCCGCTCCTCGGCGAGCGGCCCACGCGCTGGCGGCTGACCTGGGGCGTGCTCGGCGTCGTCGGGGTGGCACTGATGGTGCTCGCGCCGGGAGCCGCGCTGAGCGTCCCGGGCGTGCTCGCGGCCGTCGGCGGCGCCCTGTCCATGGCGCTGGGCACTGTCCTTAGCAAGCGCTGGGGCCGCCCCGTCGGGCCGGTGCCGTACGCCGGGTGGCTGCTCACCGCCGGCGGGCTGGTCATCGTCCCCCTCGCCCTCCTCACCGAGGGAGCACCCCCGGCCCTCGACGGCCCCGCGCTCGCGGGCTACGCCTGGCTCGGCGTGGCCGGGACCCTGCTCGCCTACGTCCTGTGGTTCCGCGGTGTTGGACGCATGCCCGCCGGGGCGGTCGCCTTCCTCCCGCTCATCTCCCCGCTCGTGGCCACGCTTCTCGGCTGGGCCGTCCTCGCCGAGGCGCTGACGCCCGTGCAGGGCGTCGGGTTCGCCGTCGCCCTGCTCGCCGTCGCCTGCGCTCAGTGGACGCCGCGGCGCCGACCGGCCACGCACAGCAGCACGCCGGCGACGACGGCGGCGAGCGCCACGAGTCCCGTCCCCCGGGTTGCGCCGGTGGCCGGCAGCGCCCCGGGTGCCGGGGAGCCCACGGCCGGCGGGCCACCGTTCGCGGGGTTCGCCGCGTCGCCCCCCGGCGGCACGGGCGACGGCGCCGCGGCCGACGGCGACGGCGACGGCGACGGCGACGGCCCAGCGGACGGCACGTCACCGGCGATCTCCAGCGCCACGACGAACGAGGCCTGCCGGAC
- a CDS encoding MarR family winged helix-turn-helix transcriptional regulator gives MARDRVSDYLDQWRRERPDLDPAPMGIIGRLARADEVASRALRTYFAEHSLQRGEFDVLATLRRSGEPFTLTPGELARSTMVSSAAMTNRLANLEARGLVDRRTDPANRRHVLVALTPQGRALVDDVVAGHLDNERRVLAPLTAEEQEQLAGLLERFLAGSGDVSRAAGD, from the coding sequence GTGGCACGCGATCGGGTGAGCGACTACCTCGACCAGTGGCGGCGGGAGCGACCGGACCTCGACCCCGCCCCGATGGGCATCATCGGGCGTCTGGCCCGGGCGGACGAGGTCGCCTCCCGGGCGCTGCGCACGTACTTCGCCGAGCACAGCCTGCAGCGGGGGGAGTTCGACGTGCTCGCGACGCTGCGCCGGTCGGGGGAGCCGTTCACGCTCACGCCGGGCGAGCTCGCGCGCAGCACCATGGTGAGCTCGGCGGCGATGACCAACCGGCTGGCCAACCTCGAGGCCCGCGGGCTGGTCGACCGGCGCACCGACCCGGCCAACCGCCGCCACGTCCTCGTCGCCCTCACCCCGCAGGGCCGGGCCCTGGTCGACGACGTCGTCGCGGGGCACCTGGACAACGAGCGGCGGGTGCTCGCCCCGCTCACGGCGGAGGAACAGGAGCAGCTGGCCGGGCTCCTCGAGCGCTTCCTCGCCGGCTCCGGGGACGTCTCGCGCGCCGCCGGCGACTGA
- a CDS encoding ABC transporter permease yields the protein MSAAVAPTTGTTGTAGPARTAPRAVPFARLAAVELRKQVDTRAGIGLLIAIVVLTAGIMALVLFNSDGEFITWQELTLASSWGSVFLLPLIGVMAATSEWSQRTALTTFALEPRRTRVNMAKLVSANVLGLGVLMAVLAVGAVLNVVGRLWLDGNGSWAMDWALFGGMALSLVILVTQGVAFGLALLSTPIAIVGYLALPTLWTILSALVPALRGPSDWLDINVTLTPLTEGGMGGEEWAQLATSCGVWVLLPLAFGLWRTARRDVS from the coding sequence ATGAGCGCCGCCGTCGCCCCTACCACCGGGACCACCGGGACCGCGGGCCCCGCCCGGACCGCGCCGCGGGCGGTGCCGTTCGCCCGGCTCGCCGCCGTCGAGCTGCGCAAGCAGGTCGACACCCGCGCCGGGATCGGCCTGCTCATCGCCATCGTCGTCTTGACCGCGGGGATCATGGCGCTCGTGCTCTTCAACTCCGACGGGGAGTTCATCACCTGGCAGGAGCTCACCCTGGCGTCCTCGTGGGGGTCGGTCTTCCTCCTCCCCCTCATCGGGGTCATGGCCGCGACCAGTGAGTGGTCCCAGCGGACTGCCCTGACGACGTTCGCGCTCGAGCCCCGCCGCACGCGGGTCAACATGGCCAAGCTCGTCTCGGCGAACGTCCTCGGCCTCGGCGTACTCATGGCCGTCCTCGCCGTCGGCGCGGTCCTCAACGTCGTGGGAAGGCTGTGGCTCGACGGCAACGGCTCGTGGGCGATGGACTGGGCCCTGTTCGGCGGCATGGCGCTCTCGCTCGTCATCCTCGTCACCCAGGGTGTGGCGTTCGGCCTGGCGCTGCTGAGCACCCCCATCGCGATCGTCGGCTACCTCGCCCTCCCGACGCTGTGGACGATCCTGTCGGCGCTGGTCCCAGCGCTGCGCGGGCCGTCGGACTGGCTCGACATCAACGTCACCCTGACGCCGCTCACCGAGGGCGGGATGGGTGGGGAGGAGTGGGCGCAGCTCGCCACGTCCTGCGGCGTGTGGGTGCTGCTGCCGCTGGCGTTCGGCCTGTGGCGCACGGCGCGCCGCGACGTGTCCTGA
- a CDS encoding ABC transporter ATP-binding protein yields MITAEHLTRRYGTRAVVDDVSFTARPGRVTGFLGPNGAGKSTTMRMVCALTTPTSGSATVLGRPFRELTNPGRQVGVLLDASAQHAGRTGRETLSLSAQLLGMAPDRVETVLDFVGLTAREAKARTRTYSLGMRQRLGLAHALLGEPEVLILDEPANGLDPAGIRWMRDVLRSFADAGGTVLLSSHLLREVEAVADDVVIIGGGRILAQGSVVELLAAPGSTARSTDDAALARALAAAGHEAAASGEGVRTSASPEQVAHLAVAAGVVVTDLRANTAALEDLFFDTTAQHGREEISA; encoded by the coding sequence ATGATCACTGCAGAGCACCTCACCCGCCGGTACGGCACGCGTGCCGTCGTCGACGACGTCTCCTTCACCGCCAGACCCGGGCGGGTCACCGGGTTCCTCGGTCCGAACGGCGCCGGGAAGTCCACGACCATGCGCATGGTCTGCGCCCTCACCACCCCCACGTCCGGGTCGGCGACCGTGCTCGGCCGCCCGTTCCGGGAGCTGACGAATCCCGGTCGCCAGGTCGGCGTCCTGCTCGACGCCTCGGCCCAGCACGCCGGCCGGACCGGTCGCGAGACGCTCTCGCTCTCGGCCCAGCTCCTCGGTATGGCCCCCGACCGCGTCGAGACGGTCCTCGACTTCGTCGGCCTCACCGCCCGGGAGGCGAAGGCGCGCACCCGTACCTACTCCCTCGGCATGCGCCAGCGCCTGGGCCTCGCCCACGCGCTCCTCGGCGAGCCGGAAGTGCTCATCCTCGACGAGCCCGCCAACGGCCTCGACCCCGCCGGCATCCGGTGGATGCGCGACGTCCTGCGCTCGTTCGCCGATGCGGGCGGCACGGTCCTGCTCTCCTCCCACCTCCTGCGCGAGGTGGAGGCCGTGGCGGACGACGTCGTCATCATCGGCGGGGGCCGGATCCTCGCCCAGGGCAGCGTCGTGGAGCTGCTCGCCGCCCCGGGCAGCACCGCCCGCAGCACGGACGACGCGGCCCTCGCCCGCGCGCTGGCCGCGGCCGGGCACGAGGCCGCCGCGTCCGGCGAAGGCGTACGGACGTCCGCGTCCCCCGAGCAGGTGGCGCACCTGGCCGTGGCGGCCGGCGTCGTCGTCACCGACCTCAGGGCGAACACCGCCGCCCTCGAGGACCTGTTCTTCGACACGACCGCCCAGCACGGGCGAGAGGAGATCTCCGCATGA
- a CDS encoding sensor histidine kinase, which produces MDRRPVPADLGARGGATVGRPPPAPPRLRPWSRIWRYLAALGIGLLLWAVAVDDLTRPVAEGSPAYPGAADVLLFLDLVAGLLALALLPLRRRHPLLTAVLTSALSWVSAFSVGPAAVATVSMATWRRWWWVVVVAVVWGGAGAFYEGVLLPYVSARELDRAMTIASLAIGLAAGAICVATGSYIGARRELIASLQERADTAEREQALREEAAREAERTRIAREMHDVLAHRISLVALHAGALAYRTDLGPEETGEAARVIQDNAHRALGELRQVLGVLRAGASGPTADRSGPVGSPGPGAESTGSVAPAVAGTGAVAGTGAVAGTGAVAGTGKDAGAAGAALAPGWEDATADHAAEPPQPTLGDLPDLIADTTGTGTSVRLDVSALPGGDAAVLQTLPVTTSRTAYRIIQEALTNARKHAPGRPVEVRLGGAPDGLLTIDVRNPLSAPPERETAGARVLAGGPSAHGAARGPDGGAVRGHATPGHATPGAGVGLTGLTERAHLVGGLLEHGLEPDGTFSVRAWLPWEEDA; this is translated from the coding sequence ATGGACCGCAGACCTGTGCCCGCCGACCTGGGCGCGAGGGGCGGTGCCACGGTCGGGCGCCCGCCGCCCGCGCCCCCGCGCCTGCGTCCGTGGTCCCGCATCTGGCGCTACCTCGCCGCCCTTGGCATCGGCCTCCTCCTGTGGGCCGTCGCGGTCGACGACCTGACGAGGCCGGTGGCGGAGGGGAGTCCGGCGTATCCGGGCGCCGCCGACGTGCTGCTCTTCCTCGACCTGGTCGCGGGCCTCCTCGCGCTGGCCCTGCTCCCGCTGCGTCGCCGCCATCCCCTGCTCACCGCGGTGCTGACCTCCGCGCTCTCGTGGGTTTCGGCCTTCTCCGTCGGCCCGGCGGCGGTGGCCACGGTCTCGATGGCGACGTGGCGGCGGTGGTGGTGGGTGGTCGTCGTCGCCGTGGTGTGGGGCGGGGCGGGGGCGTTCTACGAGGGCGTGCTCCTGCCCTACGTCAGTGCGCGCGAGCTCGACCGGGCCATGACGATCGCCTCCCTGGCCATCGGCCTCGCCGCTGGCGCGATCTGCGTGGCCACCGGGTCATACATCGGCGCCCGCCGGGAGCTCATCGCCTCGCTCCAGGAGCGGGCCGACACGGCCGAGCGGGAGCAGGCGTTGCGCGAGGAGGCCGCGCGCGAGGCGGAGCGCACCCGGATCGCCCGCGAGATGCACGACGTCCTCGCCCACCGGATCTCCCTCGTCGCCCTGCACGCCGGGGCGCTCGCTTACCGCACCGACCTCGGGCCCGAGGAGACCGGCGAGGCGGCCCGCGTCATCCAGGACAACGCGCACCGCGCGCTCGGGGAGCTCCGGCAGGTGCTCGGCGTGCTGCGCGCCGGGGCCAGCGGCCCGACGGCGGACCGGTCCGGTCCGGTGGGTTCGCCCGGTCCGGGGGCGGAGTCGACGGGCTCGGTCGCGCCCGCGGTCGCCGGGACCGGTGCGGTCGCCGGGACCGGTGCGGTCGCCGGAACCGGTGCGGTCGCGGGGACCGGCAAGGACGCCGGGGCCGCAGGCGCGGCCCTCGCCCCGGGGTGGGAAGACGCGACGGCGGACCATGCTGCGGAGCCACCGCAGCCCACGCTCGGCGACCTTCCGGACCTCATCGCCGACACCACGGGCACGGGCACGTCGGTGCGCCTCGACGTCTCCGCGCTCCCGGGGGGCGACGCCGCGGTCCTGCAGACGCTGCCGGTGACGACCTCACGCACGGCGTACCGGATCATCCAGGAGGCGCTGACCAACGCCCGCAAGCACGCCCCCGGTCGACCGGTGGAGGTCCGGCTCGGCGGTGCGCCCGACGGCCTCCTCACCATCGACGTGCGCAACCCGCTCTCCGCGCCGCCCGAGCGCGAGACGGCCGGTGCGCGCGTGCTCGCGGGCGGCCCGAGTGCTCACGGCGCCGCTCGTGGGCCCGACGGCGGGGCCGTGCGCGGGCACGCCACGCCCGGGCACGCCACGCCTGGCGCCGGCGTCGGCCTGACCGGCCTCACCGAGCGCGCGCACCTCGTCGGCGGGCTGCTCGAGCACGGCCTCGAACCGGACGGCACCTTCTCCGTGAGAGCGTGGCTGCCGTGGGAGGAGGACGCATGA
- a CDS encoding response regulator, translating into MSEDGTSAPVRVAVVDDDPLVRAGLRMILGGDPAIAIVGEASDGHEALDLVERERPDVVLMDIRMPRQDGLVATRRLGERGSSARVIVLTTFDTDEMVLTALRHGAAGFLLKDTPPADLVDAVRRVARGEPMLSPSVTAQLIAAVAQPRDDSRERSARERLDRLTEREREVAVAIGRGLSNAEIARELYMGVATVKTHVAHLFTKLDATNRVHIARCVHDAGLV; encoded by the coding sequence ATGAGCGAGGACGGGACATCGGCGCCGGTGCGGGTTGCCGTCGTCGACGACGACCCCCTGGTCCGCGCCGGCCTGCGGATGATCCTCGGCGGTGACCCGGCGATCGCGATCGTCGGCGAGGCGTCCGACGGCCACGAGGCGCTCGACCTCGTCGAGCGGGAGCGCCCCGACGTCGTCCTCATGGACATCCGGATGCCGCGCCAGGACGGGCTGGTGGCCACCCGGCGGCTGGGCGAGCGTGGGTCGAGCGCCCGCGTCATCGTCCTCACTACCTTCGACACCGACGAGATGGTGCTGACCGCGCTGCGCCACGGCGCCGCCGGGTTCCTCCTCAAGGACACCCCGCCGGCGGACCTCGTCGACGCGGTGCGGCGCGTGGCCCGCGGCGAGCCGATGCTCTCCCCGAGTGTCACCGCCCAGCTCATCGCCGCCGTCGCCCAGCCCCGCGACGACAGCCGCGAGCGGTCGGCGCGCGAGCGGCTGGACCGGCTCACCGAGCGGGAGCGCGAGGTGGCGGTGGCGATCGGCCGGGGGCTGTCGAACGCTGAGATCGCGCGCGAGCTCTACATGGGCGTGGCGACGGTGAAGACGCACGTGGCCCACCTGTTCACCAAGCTCGACGCGACCAACCGCGTGCACATCGCCCGCTGCGTCCACGACGCGGGCCTCGTCTGA
- a CDS encoding M23 family metallopeptidase has product MKRTIARGQTWWWRLFVVAILANLVLEIPQPYPFLIIVGSLALALVRPPATDRGPVDVAPPVRGRWVALNSPGSAVPSHGVKAYGQKYAVDLLQPSTDAPPSMGWSFVMRRPETYPTFGAPVHAMAAGTVVHAQDGQRDHRARDTWPGVLWMMTLEGFIRELAGARKIMGNHVVVEHDDGTYAAYGHLRHGSAVVRPGEHVAAGQVLAQVGNTGNTSEPHLHVQLMDDPQPTAAAGVPMRWPEIVVDPAERDARWGMGEPKPTALPGFPRNGQIFEVRESSRVGEPDGGA; this is encoded by the coding sequence ATGAAGCGCACGATCGCCCGCGGGCAGACCTGGTGGTGGCGACTCTTCGTCGTCGCCATCCTTGCCAACCTCGTCCTCGAGATTCCACAGCCGTACCCGTTCCTCATCATCGTCGGGTCGCTCGCGCTCGCGCTCGTCCGGCCACCCGCGACGGACCGTGGCCCGGTCGACGTCGCCCCGCCCGTCCGGGGGCGCTGGGTGGCCCTCAACAGTCCCGGCTCCGCGGTGCCGAGCCACGGCGTCAAGGCCTACGGGCAGAAGTACGCCGTCGACCTGCTCCAGCCGTCCACCGACGCGCCGCCGTCGATGGGCTGGTCGTTCGTCATGCGCCGGCCCGAGACCTACCCGACGTTCGGGGCGCCGGTGCACGCCATGGCTGCCGGCACCGTGGTGCACGCGCAGGACGGCCAGCGCGACCACCGCGCGCGGGACACGTGGCCGGGGGTGCTGTGGATGATGACGCTCGAGGGCTTCATCCGGGAGCTCGCCGGCGCGCGCAAGATCATGGGCAACCACGTCGTCGTCGAGCACGACGACGGGACCTACGCGGCGTACGGCCACCTGCGCCACGGGTCCGCCGTCGTCCGCCCCGGCGAGCATGTGGCGGCCGGCCAGGTGCTCGCCCAGGTGGGCAACACCGGCAACACCTCCGAGCCGCACCTCCACGTGCAGCTCATGGACGACCCCCAGCCCACGGCCGCCGCGGGCGTGCCCATGCGCTGGCCGGAGATCGTCGTCGACCCCGCGGAGCGGGACGCCCGCTGGGGCATGGGCGAGCCCAAGCCGACGGCGCTGCCCGGCTTCCCGCGGAACGGCCAGATCTTCGAGGTGCGCGAGTCGTCAAGGGTGGGCGAGCCCGACGGCGGAGCCTGA
- a CDS encoding ArsR/SmtB family transcription factor, whose product MPDDARLADLERRVAALEARLDDGAPTAAPPGDAEPGSAQPGTASSTASTMPDPEVFWALAGLHARVGAPGAVLITGTVALPDGRAAEWQEGALTGDLLEADWAETAETLTALAHPVRLRLLQRVLAGASTVHELTETEGVGTSGQVYHHLRPLISAGWLRAVGGGRYEVPVARVVPLLTTILGGRR is encoded by the coding sequence ATGCCCGACGACGCCCGCCTCGCCGACCTCGAACGCCGCGTCGCCGCGCTCGAGGCCCGTCTGGATGACGGCGCACCGACCGCTGCCCCGCCAGGCGACGCCGAGCCGGGAAGCGCCCAGCCGGGAACTGCCTCCAGCACCGCGAGCACGATGCCCGACCCCGAGGTGTTCTGGGCGCTCGCCGGCCTGCACGCCCGGGTCGGGGCGCCGGGCGCCGTGCTCATCACCGGGACCGTCGCCCTGCCCGACGGCCGCGCCGCCGAGTGGCAGGAGGGCGCGCTCACGGGCGACCTCCTCGAGGCCGACTGGGCGGAGACCGCCGAGACGCTCACCGCCCTGGCGCACCCGGTGCGCCTGCGGCTGCTCCAGCGGGTGCTGGCCGGTGCCAGCACGGTCCACGAGCTCACCGAGACCGAGGGCGTCGGCACGAGCGGTCAGGTGTACCACCACCTGCGCCCGCTCATCTCCGCCGGCTGGCTCCGCGCCGTCGGCGGCGGCCGCTACGAGGTGCCCGTCGCCCGGGTCGTCCCCCTGCTCACCACCATCCTCGGAGGCCGACGATGA